Part of the Catalinimonas alkaloidigena genome is shown below.
GTCTCGGGTAGAAATTGAGATCGTAGAGGGATTCAACTCTCCGGAAGACAGACTCGTCATCGATAGTGATGATGAAGGCCTGAACCGAGAGACAGAAACCGCTCAAAAAATTGTTCTAACTGGACTAGATGACATCGAAACCTACGAAAGTGCTATTCAGAATTTCTTTTTTAGGCATCAGGTACTGGTTTTTAGGACAGCGGGGCTAAGAAGAATTAACCTCAGGGTTTTTGATGAGAATAATGTAGCCAGCAATACACTGTCTCGTTTTTTTGTTGTGCAGCCCATTTTTGGTGCACGGATAAACCTCCCGCCTTCGCTGGAAAATTTTTCCGTAGATACCAATGAGGATAGTAATTACACTTTCTCTGCCTCTGATTTTGTAGACAGTTTTGATGATCCTAACGGATCAAGTTTGGGTGGCATTATCATTAGTGCCTTACCAGAATACGGTACGCTCCTGCTAAATGGTACCGCTATCAACAACCAGGATATCATCAACCGCACCTTAATTTCTCCTGACCAAATCAGTAACCTTACCTACAGCCCTCCTGCCGGCTTTAACGGCAGCGACGCGTTTGGATGGAACGCTACTGATGGTAGCGACTTTGCTGCAAACCCAGCTAAAGTTATTGTCCGTGTAGAGCCAGTAAACCAGCAGCCTGAGCTTAGCTTACCCGCAAATGCCGATGTGGAAGAAGATACCGCAACCCCCATATCCGGAATTTCTCTTACCGACCCTGATCAGGATGAAATAAGAGTGAGGGTCTCTGTCAGCGATGGTGTTTTGTTTCTGACTCCCAAAGCGGTAGAGGATGAGCTTATAGATTTTATCTCCGGGACTAATAATGGAGAAGCTGATATTGTATTTAGCGGGCCGGCAGCGCTGGTTGCATTTGCTTTAAGCGGCTTAATTTATCAGCCGGATGAGGGGTTTTCCGGAGATGATCAGCTCGCTGTGGAAGTAGATGATAACAACGGAGGCACAGCCAGTGGAAATACGAACATCAATATTCTGATCATCAATGACGCGCCGGTACTCGCAAATATGGAGAATGAGCCCACTGCCTTTGAAGAAAACGAAGAGCCAGTAAGAGTAAGCAATACCTTGACTGTTACTGACGAAGAAAACAATCAGATAAGCTCCGCTACAGTCACCATTAGTGAAGACTATGCGGGAGCACAAGATGTATTAGCATTTACTGCTTCTAACGGGGTTACTGGTGATTATTCAGAAGGCACCCTTACCTTGAGCGGAAATGCTACCCCTGCCGTGTATCAGAACATTTTACGTACTGTAAGCTATGCTAATACCAGTGAGAATCCTTCCGATGTGCAGCGAACAATCACTTTTACAGTTACTGACAATGGCTCTCCCAGTGCTACCAGCCAGGCAGTAAGTCGCATTGTGGAAGTTATTCCCGTAAACGATGCCCCGGTACTGGACAACCTGGAAGAAGCTCCGATTAGTTACGATATTTTGGATAATAACCCGGTAGCGATCACTAACGCATTGACTGTAACTGATGTGGACAATGATAATATGAACGGTGCTACCATCGCATTTGAAGAAGGATATGAAGAGGACAGTGACCTGCTCGTTTTCAATGACCCAATTGGAAACATTACTGCAGAATGGGATGAAGATGATGGAGTCCTCACCCTGAGTGGAGGGGGTACCAAAGCACAGTATCAACAGGCCATTAGAAGTATAAGCTATCAGAAAAATGGTGACGACGACGATGAGGATGAAGATGAAAATAAACTTATTTCTATCACTGTATCAGATGGGAAGGACGAAAGTAATACGCTGAGCAGGGAGATCATTATTATTACCAATGACCCGCCTACCATCAATTCGTTTAGTAAAACAATTGATGAAGATGAAGCCCTCAGTTTTGGCGTGGAAGACTTTCCTTATGAAGATCCAGACAATGGCCCAAGCCAGGGACTACAAAGCATCGCGATTACTGCCTTACCAACAAACGGTATATTGGTTGTAGCTAATGATACCATCACCAATGAGGATGTTGAAAATGCTAATTCCGGTTTTGGAATCAGTGCCGACCAGATTAGCGCATTTCAATATATACCCACACCAAACTTTTCTGGAAGTGATAACTTTAGCTGGAACGCTTTTGATGGCGCCGAATACGCTGAAGAAACCGCAGAGGTGAACATTACTATCACCGCTCAACCGGATGCTCCTTTACCTACTGACTTTACGATTGCCAGTCAGGAAGATCAGCCTTATGCATTTACCGCCGAGCAATTTGCCAATGCAGCTACAGACCCTGATGGAGATGAATTGTCAGCGATTGTTATACGTACTGTTCCCGAAAACGGCACATTACTTCTGAATAATATCAGCCTGCCTGCTAATAGCGAGCTTAGCCTTCAGGAAATTAATAACCTCAGCTATCTGCCCAACGAAAATTTCAGTGGTCAGGATGCTTTTACCTGGGCTGCATCTGATGGCAGCTTGCTGAGTGAGCAAAGCGCCCAGGTGATCATTACTATCAGCCCGGTTAACGATGCACCGATCATCAACAGTTTTACCAAAGCAATAGATGAGGATGAGGCTTCCTACACTTTTGCGGCGAGTGACTTTACTGAAAACTATCTGGATATAGAGAATACGCCCCTCAATTTTATACAGATCACCTCCCTGCCCATCAACGGAAGTCTTTTACTTAATGGCTCTGCCATTGAGGCTGGCACACAAATCAATGCGGAAAATATCAGCAACCTTAGTTATCAGGCGGCAGACGAGCAGGAAGTCGGAATCATCAGCTTTGGATGGAACGCTTCTGATGGAAGTAGCCTGTCAGCCGAAGAGGCCAGGGTAACGATTATCATAGGAACCGGCGTCACAGATTTCAGTATCAGTACAAATGAAGACACGGAGTATAATTTTAACCTGTCACTATTTGCCAATAATTATGGCAACCCTGACGCGCCGCTACAAAACATCAGGATAGAAGCACTGCCCGAAAACGGAGCACTACTGCTCAACGGTGAAAATGTAAATGTAGATCAGGAAATCAGCGCTGATGTGATTAGCCAGCTTAGCTATCTTCCCGATGAAAACTATTTTGGAGAAGATAGCCTGGTGTGGAATGCCAATGGAGGGGATACCTATGCGCCGGTTCCCGCACAAGTATCGATTACCATAGAGGCCGTAAATGATCTCCCTGTCATTGAACCGCTTGCTGATCTCACCCTGCTGGCGGGCAAAAGCAGTGAAGCCATCACTATTATTATTAGTGACCTGGAGACCGAAGCGAGAAACCTCACTTTATCTGCTTCTTCAGGTGATAATACGATTATTCCGGGTGAACAAATTGTGATAGAAGGGGATGGAGAAAACCGTACGCTTACCCTAACAGCCTTGCCTGAAACCAGAGGAGAAGTAATGATTAGCCTGATCGTTTCTGATGGAGAAGCAGAGGTGCAGCGACAGTTTACGGTAAACGTTGTTCCTTACCTGATCAGCCTTGAGGTACAAGAAGTCCTTGACCTATGCCCTGATCAGGAAGAGACTATTGCACTGAATATAGAAGGTAGTGAAGGGCCTTTCACCTTGGAGACAGAATGTGATCAGGAAAGTTGCGAACTTGATTTTTCAGAGGGTAATATTACGCTTAGCCCTTCGGAGACAACTACTTATTATTTAACAGTAGTAGATGCCAATAATATTCGCAGTAATGTAGATACCCTGACTGTAAATGTGAATGAATGTACCAACCTTACATTGGATATTCCTTCCGCGTTTACGCCCGATGGTGATCAGGTCAATGACCTATGGGAAATTGAAAATATTCAGTACGCTACGAATGTAGTAGTGGAAGTGTTTAATCGTTACGGAGAGTCAGTCTTCCGTTCAGAAGGATACCAGCAGCCATGGGATGGTACCCAGGGAAGTACCCTACTTGCAGTTGGGACATATTATTATGTGATCAATGTAGACGGTGGTTTACAATCTTATAAAGGATCAGTTACCATACTCAGATAATTAAAAGAGGATGAAGAATTTATACATTAAAACCGGAATTTTAACGGCTATCCTGCTCTCCATTTCCCTTGGGACAATGGCTCAGCAGTCGTTCAGATTCAGTCAATACTTTCAAAACGCAATCACTTTTAACCCTGCTGTATCAGGCTCAGAAGAGTTTGTAGACCTGAAGATTGGTTATCGTCAGCAATGGTCTGGTCTGGACGACGCCCCTCAAACTTACTTTATCAGTGCTCATGCCCCTTTGGGAAAAAGGGAGAAAAGTTATGGGTTCCAGAACAACTCGCTTCGCATCAGCGACCCTGGCATGTACAATGAACTGGCCAATGCCAGAACCCTCCTGAGAAACCGTATTACCCACGGAGTCGGAGGCTACATTGTCAGTGATATGCAGGGAATTTTTCAGCAAACCAATGGTATCCTTACCTATGCTTTGCATTACAATGTAGGTAATACAGTATTGTCCTTCGGTGTAGGAGGTGGCTTAAATAGCCGTCGCCTTGACATGGAGGGCATTATGGTGGGTAACACTGAAATTCCCGATGAAACATATCAGGCTTATCTGGCACAGCAGGGACAGATTACCAACATTGACCTGAATGCCGGGATTTTTGTGCGCAATGAGAACTTTTACTTTGGGTACTCTGCCAAGAGGCTTTTTCAGAACGAGCTTTTTGCTACCATTGATGCTATAGAGGCTGCCGAAGAAATAGAGCATTATGGTATGCTTGGATTACGTTTTGATGTCAATAACACACTGATGATCACTCCCGGCGCGTTTATCAAGTATACTGCCAGTGGCTCGCTTTTATACGATGCCAATATCAGGTTCAAGTATAATGAACTTGTTTGGGTGGGAGCCTCTTATAGAAATACTGAAACTGTAATTGCTATGGCAGGCTTTAGCCTCAACAACCTGATCAACCTGGGCTATTCGTACGACCTGGGTATCGGTGAAATCAATGACTACCGATCCGGCGTACATGAAATTGGCCTGGGCTTTATGTTATTTAATAAGCAGGATACTTCACCCTACATGTGGTAATTAGAAACTATTAGACTATGAAAAAGTCATTCTCTAACCTATTACTTTTACTAATCGCATTGCTCAGCTCCACTGCTATACATGCGCAAAGGCTATACTTTGAAGCCTCAAAACCTCTTTCAGATACCCTGAATTCTAATGCTGAAGAAAGTCTCCCTATTTATTCGGAGCAGGATAGCACCCTCTTTTTTGTACGCTCACTTTATGCCCAGAATACAGGCGGCCTGCATTCCGGTCAGGACATTTGGTATACCAAAAAAGATACGGCCGGAAGATGGACAGAACCCAAAAATGATCTGGGTAAGTTGAATAATGAAGGGAACAACGCCATTGTTGGAATCAGTTCTTCCGGTCGTACGGTCTATCTGCTGAACGACTACGGCACAGAAAACTCTCAACAGGCAGGCCTGTCATTATCATTCAATAGAGAACAGGACTGGAGTACTCCCAATAAAATCTCTATTCCCGGGATTAGTAGCAAACAAGGTAATTTTTACAGCCTGTATATGCACCCTTCAGAAGAAGTCGTTTTGATTTCTGTGCAGCTAGAAAACTCCCTGGGCCAGGAAGATTTATATGTAAGTACTAAAGACCCTTTTACCAATGAGTGGTCTGAGCCTGTTCACCTTGGTCCTACGATCAACACCGGAGGCTTTGAAATTTCTCCTTACCTGACAGCGGATAAGCAAACGCTTTTCTTTTCCAGTAATGGTCATCCTGGTTACGGGAACGCGGATGTCTTCGTAGCCCATAGGACTGATACCAGCTGGACCAATTGGAGCAGTCCTGAAAATCTGGGTGACCAGATCAATTCCGCCGGTTTTGATGCTTATTTTACCGCTAAAGAAGATAATGAAGTATTCTTTGTAAGTAACCGCCGGGGCAGTTCAGCCGATATTTATACGTCAAGAATCATTACTGAAGAGGAACGTCAAAGAATGCTGGCTCAGCGGGTAGAGGGTGGTGGCAGAGGAGCCGGAATGCTCAACCAAAACAACTCAACTGAGATCGGAGGGCTAGACACTGAAACCCAGGCTCTGCTGGATGAAACCCGAGCCCTGTTGGATGAGTTTAACCGTATCAAAACTGGTGATGGTTCTAACAACAGTAACACCGCTACAAGCAGCGCTGGCTCTGAAAGTGGAAACAGCAGCCTTTTTGCTTCTCAGGAAATGCTTTTCCAGCTGAATTCCGCTGAAATTCAGAACAAGTTTCAAAACACACTGAATATTGTAATTGAGACGCTAAGACAAAACCCCAGCCTGAAGGCTGAGATTGTAGGCCACGCGGATGATACCGGGGGTAAGGATTATAACCTTAAGCTCTCAATAGACCGTGCCATTGAGGTAAAGCAATTTCTGGTAGAAAACGGAATCAGCGAACGGAGAATCATCACCTATGGCAAGGGTTCCACACAACCAGTTTCCGATAACCAAACCCCGGAAGCACGACAGAAAAACAGAAGGGTAGTCATTTCATTTATATAAGCGAGAGGGCCGGTGTTCACCGGCTTTTTGTTTTAGTAGCTTTCCGGCAAATGCCCGCTTCAGAATATAGAGAACCCTCTCTCTTAAGCTGCACGTCAATTACCCTTTCCTGCTCCTCCTGCGCATGCTCAGGTGTATTGATGCAGCCTAAGCCTGATACATGATAAAAAGACACTCCTTCTCTCTACCCAAGCTTTACTTCATTACTTTAGTTTGCTGCTGGCAAAGATTGATAGCTCAAACATAGGATGGCAGGGCAATAGCATGAATCCTGGCTGTCCCCTATCTCCTACCACCCCGCTCTACGGTAATCTGAAGGGTTAGCTTTTGACAAAAAAAGCTTTCAATTGAACGGTCCTGTGAAATAACTTAAAGTTAACATCAACTATTTTCAGCCTGGAACTGTTCTTGCTAACTTAAGACTTTGTTCCATTCAAATTTAATTATTCTGCATAACGATAAACATACAGGCGTAGGTTTTTTAGTCATTGGTGATTGGGGGAGAGAAGGCTCTGCTGAGCAATATGCTACGGCAAATGCATTGGCAAAACAGGCCTTTCACAGACAGACAGATTTTGTAATCTCTACCGGAGATAACTTTTATGAAAACGGGGTGGAAAGCACCCGGGATTCACTTTGGCAAAGTAGTTTTGAAAAGGTATATACTCAGCCTTCCTTACAGATACCCTGGTATAGCATACTGGGCAACCACGATTACAGAAGCAACACTTCGGCACAAATTTTATACTCCCAACAGAGCGCAAGGTGGTGTATGCCCTCACGCTATTATAGTAAGCTGATGAAAGTAAATGCATCCAGCGATGTGCATTTCATTTTCACAGATACGACTCCTTTGATTGGTGAATACTGGGAGACAGAAAACCATCCGGATGTGCTGATGCAAAAGCCTGAAGAGCAGTTGATCTGGCTTGAAAAAACGCTGGCTGAAAGTACTGCCCAATGGAAGATTGTGGTGGGTCACCATCCGGTATTCTCTTCCAGTCCTATGCATGGTGATACAGAGGAGTTGGTCACCCATTTTCTTCCGCTCTTTGAAGAGCATGGCGTAGATGCTTACCTTTGTGGTCATGAACATGATCTGCAACTACATAAGCCTGAGGGAAATACTATGTATCTCGTTTCTGGCGCGGGTTCAGAGGTAAGAGAAACTGATCGTAAGGATATGACTTTATTTAGTGCCTCTGACCAGGGTTTCGCTTACATCTATCTTGATCATGAACACATGGGCATCGCTTTTATCAACAGTCAGGGGGAGACTATTTTTGACACCAGCCACAGCCACGCAACAAATACGCTATCCAAAGCCCTGAAATAATCAAGCCAGCCGACAATCCGTAAATTGCCATTTCTTCCGTGACAGTTTGGACAAAAAAACTATCTTTGCTGCAAACTTAGCAGGCTATGTCATTGATGAATTATATGGTTTGGGCAGCAGACCCTGATCTCGCGACTTTATGGGGCTTAACAATTCGCTGGTACGGATTACTCTTTGCCAGTGGGTTCCTTATCTCGCAACAGATTCTTTTTAGAATATTTAAAGCAGAAGGTCATAAAGAATCAGATGTAGAGACGCTCACCGTATTTATGGTTATTGCTACCATTTTGGGCGCCCGTCTTGGTCATGTTTTTTTCTATGAACCTGCCCGTTATCTGTCTAACCCTATTGACATACTCAAAATCTGGGAAGGTGGGCTAGCCAGTCACGGAGCGGCCTTTGGTATATTGTTCGCACTTTATCTATACAGCAATTACGATATTCGTTTCAATTTCTTTTCAAAATCCAAAAGTACCTTCAAAAAGCAGCCTCGTCCTGGTCAGAGCTTCCTTTGGGTGGTAGACAGAATTGTGATTGTAGTAGCCATGACGGGTGCGCTGATCCGCTTCGGCAACTTCATGAACTCAGAAATTGAAGGTCTCCCCACGAGTAGTGATTACGGGGTAATCTTTGCCTGGAACGCCAAAGAAGCACTTTTGAGTAGTAGCCCGGCAGTAGAAGAGGTAGAGGTATCAGAAGATGAAGATAGAGTCATAGCTGAACCTGTAGGGGATGAATATCGTCCAATCACTTTTACCATCAGATTTAGAAATGCCGATTATCCTGAAGAGGAAATTCGTTCATACCTGGATAGCAGGGTAAAAAGCCTGTTTACCAATTACCAAAGCATTCGCCGGCATATCTACGAACCCGCCGGCACCACGCTTCATTATACGCTATCCCAAGACCGCGGTGCTTATGTGGCTGAGGTACATACCTATGGAATACCCCGTCACCCTGCACAGCTTTACGAGTCAGGGACTTCTTTTTTATTATTTTTATTTTCTGCTTTTCCTTTGGAGCTGGATGCGCGAAAAAACACCGGAAGGCCTGTTGCTTGGACTTTTCCTGGTGATACTGTTCGGGTTACGCTTTGTTCATGAGTACTTCAAGGAGAATCAGGTTGATTTTGAAGATGCGATTCCGCTAAATATGGGTCAGTGGCTGAGTATACCTCTGATACTTGCAGGTATCATTCTCTTGATAAGGGTATACAGTAAATCCAGAAAACAGGCACACTAATAGCTAGCAAGCTTTGAAGCCGGCACGTAGATTTTGAGCGTTTGCCCGCTACGGATGATATTGTCTTTCATAGCGTTCCAGTCTCTAATCTGGCGCAGGCTTACGCCATAGCGTTTGGAGATGCCATCCATGGTTTGTCCACGGACGACTTTGTGCTCAAGTAGTTTCAGTTTATCAGACGCAGGTACGACCTCTCTCAGTACCTGCGCAGAACTCCTGACTTCATCTTTCAGTGGGTAGCTGGCAGTAAGGCTTTGATTATTCTTTGCAAAGGTTGCCATCTTATGCATAGGTAAAACAAGTGGCCAGCCTGCTCGTGAAGAAGGTATTATATTTTTGATGAGTGCGGGATTCAGAAACTCAAGTTCATCCTCCTGCATCTCCAGGCTTTCGGCTAGCTCATCAAAATTGACCTCATGATATACCCTGACGGTGTCTACTGCCTGAAAAGGGAGTTCAGGAAATACCGGCCTGATATTATGTTCTTGGGGATAATGGTTCAAGTATACTAAAGCCATGAAGGCTGGCACATAACTACGGGTTTCTGCCGGAAGATACTCTCTGATCCTCCAAAAATCATGGCTGCCTCCTGCCCTGACAATCGCTTTGTTTACATTTCCAGGCCCACTGTTGTAGGCAGCCAACGCCATAGGCCAGCTTCCGTAAATACCATGCAGGCGGTCAAGATAGTTGAGCGCGGCTCGGGTAGAAGCATAGGGATCTCTTCTTTCATCCAGATAATCATTAATTTCCAGCCCCAGCCACTTACCGGTACGATAGCGAATCTGCCATAGACCAACAGCTTCCATATTAGAACGGGCGTCGGCATGCAGCGCAGACTCTACCATCGTTAAGTACTTCAACTCCTGAGGCAGGTCTTTTTCCATGAGCGCTTGCTCTATGAAAGGAAAATAGAGCATACTTTTGCCGATCATACGCTCGGTAAGCTCTTTTTTTCGGATACCATACAGGTCTATAAAGTTCTCAACCTGTTCATTGAATACCAGATTCACTTTTGAAGTCATGTTAGCAAACCTCTTCCTGTAGACAGAGTCGGGGTAACTTACCAGTTCATTTTCTTCAAAACCATATGGGTTCTGGTGCAACGTATCAATCTGCGCGTAAAAAAGGTTATTGGCAGCGCTATCCAGATAGCTTGCGGTAAGTATTGGAGTGGTATTATCTTCACTGTCTGCCTCAGCAAACATAGAAATAATCGTATCAAAAGTAGTGAGTTCTTCTTCCACCTCAGCATTTGCCTGAGGTTCATCTCTACGGAGACTATCTTTGCTGATATCTGCTGAAGAAATACTACGGTTAACTTCTGAGCAAGAATATAAAAAAATGAAAACCAAGCTCAGGCTTAAAAAATAATACGTGCTTTTATCTTCCATATCATATACATAAAGCTTTTATCTCTAAAAATGTTATGTATATCCTACAAGTATTCTTTTTTTCAGATATCCTAAGCCATAAAACAGAATTATCTACTGCGTTTCCAGATCATACCATTGAATATTTTGCAGGTTTTTACGTCTCCCCGTCTGCTCGGCTGCATAATGTTCTGCCAGATAATCCAGAATCTGATCTTCATTTTCACCCAGGTCCCAGAGTTTCTGGGTTTCCTGCATCCATACGATCATACTCTTCCAGCCTTCCCGGCTCGCCCTGTTTTGCGTGATCAGTTTAGCCGAATGGCAGCCGGTACAGTTGCCAATCACCAGGGGTAAAGCTTCATCCACTACCAGACCGGTAGCCTGGTCAATGCTATCTGCCTGACTAAGTTGAAGTGAGTCTGACGACATCTCTGCATTGCCGCTTTCCGGAGACTGACAAAAGCTGAAGACAGCAGATAAAACAAAAAAAATCAGTGCTGAATTAATATTAATTACTTTAAGCATAACTTCTCTTTTTACACCACCATAACCGCAATGCGGTGGCATGCATTGTTCAGATAACCTTTAGGATTCCAGCCGGGGACTAACATGGGCTGCATTTTTCCTTCGCTGTCCTTAGCTCTGGCCCATACCTCATAGTATCCTTTTTCGGGAAAATCAATTTCTGCCTGCCAGTGTTGCCATGCCAGCCGATTTTTAGGCGCTTGCAGCTTACAGGATTTCCAACTTGCACCAAAGTCTATAGAATAGTCAACCGCCTGTACAGAAAGATCACCTGCCCAGGCATGTCCACGGATAGCCAACGGCTGCCCCTCATCTATGCGTGCTCCGGTTTTGGGATAAGTAATCAGAGACTTAACCGGCATAGATTCTATGATGCACATTTCTTCTTCCGGCACTTTTGTACCGGGTGCTACTGGCTTACAAGGAACCCGGTAGGAATCACCTCCCATCTTAGGCCCATCATGTACCTGGTTGCGTATCACAATTCTGCTCAGCCACTTGCCTGAGGTGGAAGCGGGCCAGCCTCCAAATACCAGACGAAGGGGATAGCCGTTCATGAGGGGTAAATCTTTACCATTCAGTGCCCAGGCAATCAGCGACTCATCTTCCAGCGCTTTATGCATCGGTACGCCCCTAGAGATCACTACTTTTTCAGGATCATTACTAAGATGCGTATCCTGCCCATAGTAGCCAATGTAGACGGCATCGTCTTTGATTCCCACATCCTTCAACACATCTTTAAGCTTCACGCCTGTCCATTCAGGGCAGCCCACTGCACCCGTAGTCCACTGATTGCCTTTAGCAGGAGGGTTAAACTCATTACGGCCATTCCCCCCACACTCAATCGTCAGCTGATACGTGTAATTTTTAAATTTACTTTTTAAATCTTCTAGTGTATATACTTTCTTCTTTTGGGCTGACTCACCTTCTATGGTCAGTGTCCATTGGCTAAGGTCTATGTTCTTGGGTGGAATACCATTATTACGGACAAAAAGTGTTTCTGCAGCAGTGACAGGATCATCCAGCAGATGCGGTGGGGTTTCCACATTCCAGGGGCGATCATTTAATACCACCAGTTCGGGGTGTTTACCTTCCAGCGCAAAGGGTGCTGTATTTTCTGTCAAAGCAGCAGGAATAAGCCCTGCCGGCATATGATCGGCATATACGATTTTGGCTCCTAACACTGTGCTCATGGCTGCCAGTGCACTTTTTTTTAGAAATCCTCTCCTGCTTTTTGGGTCACACTCCCTCCCCCATAACAGTCGGTCAGCAGCGAGTGGGTCTTTACGGTATAGCGCATGTAAACCTATGCGCGCTTTTTTATTTTTCATATTTACATTCTTCTAAGCCCTTAATTTATCAATAAATGTTTTTTTTGCAGGAAAAGGCAGTAATTATCTTTAGCATATGACTTGATCAGCCATTGTAGTATGCTTTTTGATTTTGCATTGATATGTTAAAGAAAGTTTTTTTTATAAGCATTTTCCTGCTTGCGCTCATCTTACTTGCACGATTGCTGGCGCCTAGCTGGTACCGTTTTTTAGCAGTAGATCAGCCGGTGCAGAACGCTAAAGTTTTACTGGTGGAAGGGTGGGTATCAGATACTACGCTAAAAAATGCTGCACAAACTTTTTTAGAAGGTAAGTACTCAAAAATAATTGTAGCCAGCATTTTATTTTCTAACGAATACGGTATCAATTCTACCGGAAGTCTGGTATATAACATCAGGGAGCGGGCAAAGTATGACTCACTATTTATCAAGGCACACAGTAAAAAAGTGAGTGGAGAATATGCTGAAATGCTGGTCATGGTCAATGAGGATACTTTAGGTGAGACCTCCACTACCGCCGAGATCAAAAAATACGCCTTCCCGATTCCTCAGCAGGTTGATTCAATACAGCAGGTTAAAATTACTTTTACCAATGATTTTTTTGACTTCGCCCAAAAAGCTGACCGCAACCTCATAGTTGACAGCCTGTTTTTAGACCAAACTTTTGTTCCCAACCGTACCGACGATGTGTACTTTGACCGGAATAAAATTGATGGCTTAAGTACAGAAAGGGCTTACACAAGCCGTGCTGGCTCTGCCGCTGACTATCTGATTGAGCTTGGTATACCCGCTGAAGCTATGTATACCATTGATGCTCCCAATGTAGAATTTAACAGAACCTACACCACTGCTGTGGCTGTGGCTGCATGGATGGAAGAAAACAATTTTCCGGAAAAGCGAATGAACCTTATTTCTGAGAATGCACACGCCAGGCGAAGTTGGATGCTTTTCAAAAAGGCGATGCCAGACAATGTTGAGATTGGTATTATCTCCTCCTCAAGATTTGATGACGATGAGATAAAGTGGTGGAAAAACAAAGGTAAAAGAGCCTATGTATTTAACCAAACTTTAAAGTTTTGGTATGCAGTTATATCATACTTCTTTGTGTAAACATTATTTATGAATAAGCAGTAAGACTTTTTTAAAAAAATAGTATCTTATGGTAGGTACTTTTTTACCTCAACTGTCTGTCTATGAAAAAACTTGTACTGTTTGTTTTCATATCTTCTTTTCATCCCTGGCTTTGGGCACAGGAATTTAACTGGGGGCTTAATGTAGCTCCCGGTATCTCATATCGTATAGGACAAATCAATGGTGTAAGTGACTACGCCCAGTCTGTACAGATTGGGGAAGAACCCATGTACGTATTTGACTTTGGCATAGATATGCGAAAAAATATTACTGAGAAGCTCAGCCTCGGTACAGGGATATATTATTCTCAAAAAGGCTTTTCCAATACCCATGTGGCTGCTGCCTATGACGATCCGCTACTGAGCAGGCGTTATCTACTGGATTTTGTCCAGAACTACCTG
Proteins encoded:
- a CDS encoding carbohydrate-binding domain-containing protein; this encodes MLKKVFFISIFLLALILLARLLAPSWYRFLAVDQPVQNAKVLLVEGWVSDTTLKNAAQTFLEGKYSKIIVASILFSNEYGINSTGSLVYNIRERAKYDSLFIKAHSKKVSGEYAEMLVMVNEDTLGETSTTAEIKKYAFPIPQQVDSIQQVKITFTNDFFDFAQKADRNLIVDSLFLDQTFVPNRTDDVYFDRNKIDGLSTERAYTSRAGSAADYLIELGIPAEAMYTIDAPNVEFNRTYTTAVAVAAWMEENNFPEKRMNLISENAHARRSWMLFKKAMPDNVEIGIISSSRFDDDEIKWWKNKGKRAYVFNQTLKFWYAVISYFFV